Proteins from a single region of Acidobacteriota bacterium:
- a CDS encoding cytochrome c — MKRLVFGFFALIIVAFLFANSQTSANNTKVKDVTYTKDVAKIFNDNCVACHRTGDMAPFALTSYKEVRPWARSIKEKVISKEMPPWHADPAHGEFSNDRRLSKQEIDTIVAWVDSGAKEGNPKDLPPAPQFNDKWRKGTPDAILTMPEEYTLSAEGTDEYKYFFIPTNFDEDKWVQAVESIPGNRKVVHHIIAFVQPPRKKAEKNAFSPTKEMIERMMAKVIFKEEGSLMRTKPEAPVFDNGCATPEGGAGIFMDGTGRDESQGMLGGEAPGSEVFEWPIGVAKKLPKGATVVLQMHYSKTTGKVEKDRSSVGLYFAKTPPVREVHTQMVTNYHFQIPPGAANHEVNACFSFKHAAHIYGLMPHMHLRGKDMKITAVYPDGRSEILINVPGYSFNWQTNYYLKTPKSVPAGTRIEVVAHFDNSAKNKFNPDPTKPVRFGDPTYDEMMIGFVDYTVDANVLNAPKTEAGRSAVSKN; from the coding sequence ATGAAAAGGTTGGTTTTTGGTTTTTTTGCCTTAATAATCGTTGCGTTCTTATTTGCAAACTCGCAGACAAGCGCCAACAACACCAAAGTAAAAGATGTAACGTACACGAAAGATGTCGCCAAAATTTTTAATGACAATTGTGTCGCCTGTCATCGCACCGGAGATATGGCTCCCTTTGCCCTGACCAGTTATAAAGAGGTTCGCCCGTGGGCGCGCTCCATTAAAGAAAAAGTCATCTCCAAGGAGATGCCGCCCTGGCACGCAGACCCCGCGCATGGTGAATTTTCAAATGACCGCAGACTGTCTAAGCAAGAGATCGATACCATCGTTGCCTGGGTTGACAGCGGCGCAAAAGAAGGCAATCCCAAAGATTTGCCACCCGCGCCGCAGTTCAACGATAAATGGCGCAAAGGCACACCCGATGCCATATTGACTATGCCTGAAGAGTATACCCTGAGCGCCGAAGGCACTGACGAATACAAATACTTTTTCATCCCGACCAATTTTGATGAAGACAAATGGGTGCAGGCGGTTGAATCCATTCCCGGCAATCGCAAAGTTGTGCATCACATCATCGCTTTTGTGCAACCGCCGCGAAAGAAAGCCGAAAAGAATGCTTTCTCGCCAACCAAAGAGATGATCGAACGCATGATGGCGAAAGTTATCTTCAAGGAAGAAGGTTCATTGATGCGCACCAAACCCGAAGCCCCGGTCTTTGATAACGGTTGCGCGACCCCCGAAGGCGGCGCAGGAATTTTCATGGATGGAACCGGCAGAGACGAATCACAAGGTATGCTTGGTGGCGAAGCGCCGGGAAGCGAAGTTTTTGAATGGCCCATCGGAGTTGCCAAAAAACTTCCGAAAGGCGCAACCGTGGTTTTGCAGATGCACTATTCAAAAACCACCGGCAAGGTTGAAAAAGACCGTTCAAGCGTAGGACTCTATTTCGCCAAAACCCCGCCCGTAAGAGAAGTGCATACGCAAATGGTGACCAATTACCATTTTCAAATTCCGCCGGGCGCAGCCAATCACGAAGTCAATGCCTGCTTTAGCTTCAAACATGCCGCGCATATTTACGGGTTGATGCCGCATATGCACCTGCGCGGCAAAGACATGAAAATTACTGCCGTTTATCCCGACGGGCGTTCGGAGATTTTAATCAATGTGCCCGGTTATAGTTTTAACTGGCAGACCAATTATTATCTGAAAACTCCGAAATCTGTACCTGCGGGAACGCGCATCGAAGTGGTTGCGCATTTCGATAATTCGGCAAAAAATAAATTTAACCCTGACCCG